A segment of the Actinomyces sp. oral taxon 171 str. F0337 genome:
GGTCCCCGGCGGGTGCGCGGCGGGGCGGGCTCGGGGACGCGCTGCCGAGGCGCGGCGAAGTCCTCCAGCTCGGTGAGGGGCCGGGGCTGGTCGGCCACGACCCGGCGGGCCTGCTCGGTGACGTCGCGCAGGTGGTAGGCGTCCATGAGCAGGACCCGGTCTGCCACGTCCAGGTAGTCCCCGGAGCCGCCCATGACCATGACCGTGGAGACGCCCCGCCGGCGGAACAGCGCGGTAATGCGGTCCACCAGGGGGGTGATGGGCTCGCGGTCGGCGGCCACCAGCTCGCGCATGCGCGAGTCGCGGATGAGCAGGTTCGTGGCGGAGGTGTCCTCGTCCAGCAGCAGCACGGTGGAGCCGGCCTCGACGGCCTCGATGATGGAGGCGGCCTGGGAGGTGGATCCCGAGGCGTTGCGGGTGGTGAAGGAGGCGGTGTCGCGCCCGGCCGGCAGGTGGGAGATGAAGGGGGTCAGGTCGACGCCGGTCACGGCGCGCCCGTCGGCGGCCCGCACCTTGACTGCGTCGGGGACCGTGGCGACGAGCTCGCGCCCGTCCCCGGGCACGTGCGGGTACACGCCGCGCTCGATGGCACTCAGCAGCGTGGACTTGCCGTGGTAGCCGCCTCCGACGATGACGTTGACGCCCGCCTCGACGACGGTGCCGCGCACCGTCCCTGCGTGCGGGAGCTCCACCGTGGCGGCCATGGACTCGGGGGCCTCGAGGGGGACGCCGCCGTCCAGGGGCTCGTCGCTCACCCCGGAGCGGCGCGGCAGGACGGAACCGTCGGCGAGGAAGGACACCCAGCCGTTGCGGGCTGCCGTCGCGGTCAGGGCCCGGTGGTCCTCGAGGGTGGCGATGTGGTGCACGAGCCGGTCGCCCCGCTCGCCGGTGAGGTCCATGGCCTCCTCCAGCTCGCGCACGAGGTCGCGCCCCACGATCCGGGAGGCCTCGTGCCCCTGGATGGAGCGGCCCTGGGCGGGCAGGGCCAGGCGGGCGCGGGCCTCCAGGATCCAACCGGCCCCCTCCTTCTTCTCGTCAGGGCGCAGAATGATGCTGGAACGCTGCAGGATCTCCTGGCCCGGGGAGGCGATGGACAGCGCCGTGCCGCGGAATCCGGCGTGCAGCTCGCGGGTGAGGAAGTCGCCCACGGCCAGGCGCCGGTCGACGTCGGCCAGTAGGTCGGCCTCGTCGAGCAGCTCCAGCCCGTGCAGGTCGGTGGGCACGTCCACGTGGATGCGCGTGGGCGGGGCGTAGGGGTCGGACTGGACGCGGTCGATGTGCAGGAACCAGCCGGCGGGCGCCCGGTACCGTCCGACGATCGCCTTGTAGGCGGCGTAGGAGCGTCCGTCGAGGGCGTGGAGGTGGCCGATGAGGTCGGCCAGGAGGCCGTCGCGGGGCTCGTCGTCGTAGACGCGGCGCGAGCGGCCGCGCTCGCGACCCCGGTAGCCGCGGTCACTGCCTCGGTGGCCTCGGTCGCCGCCACCGGAGCCGCCCCGATAGCCACGGTCGCCACGGTCGCCACCACGGTAGCCGCGGTCGCCTCTGTCACCACCGCCGGAGCCTCCCCGGTACCTGCGCTCGCCGTGTCCGCCTCTGTCGTCCCGGTGGGAACCGCCTCGCTCGCTGCGCTCAGTCATGGTGAAACCCTACCCACCCGCCATGC
Coding sequences within it:
- a CDS encoding ABC-ATPase domain-containing protein, producing the protein MTERSERGGSHRDDRGGHGERRYRGGSGGGDRGDRGYRGGDRGDRGYRGGSGGGDRGHRGSDRGYRGRERGRSRRVYDDEPRDGLLADLIGHLHALDGRSYAAYKAIVGRYRAPAGWFLHIDRVQSDPYAPPTRIHVDVPTDLHGLELLDEADLLADVDRRLAVGDFLTRELHAGFRGTALSIASPGQEILQRSSIILRPDEKKEGAGWILEARARLALPAQGRSIQGHEASRIVGRDLVRELEEAMDLTGERGDRLVHHIATLEDHRALTATAARNGWVSFLADGSVLPRRSGVSDEPLDGGVPLEAPESMAATVELPHAGTVRGTVVEAGVNVIVGGGYHGKSTLLSAIERGVYPHVPGDGRELVATVPDAVKVRAADGRAVTGVDLTPFISHLPAGRDTASFTTRNASGSTSQAASIIEAVEAGSTVLLLDEDTSATNLLIRDSRMRELVAADREPITPLVDRITALFRRRGVSTVMVMGGSGDYLDVADRVLLMDAYHLRDVTEQARRVVADQPRPLTELEDFAAPRQRVPEPAPPRTRRGPVRTRAQGTSTLVLDREDIDISDVGGVTDPGQAEAIAYALRALLEQRFDGVSPLRECLDDLEALLDEEGLDALTDERERPAFLVRPRMVDVGAAVSRYRKLELADRRSED